One window of Methanohalophilus levihalophilus genomic DNA carries:
- a CDS encoding DUF2149 domain-containing protein: MSRGNNRRKGLLYEGDEQNPLTGVANLFDIAMVFSVALLVALVMSFQLPELLSPTEDITIVKNPGQENMKIIVKEGAEIEVLNMTQQIGGGTGEALGTAYQLADGRVIYVPESGNETGG, encoded by the coding sequence GTGAGTCGGGGCAACAACAGACGAAAAGGCTTGCTGTACGAGGGAGATGAGCAGAACCCGCTTACCGGCGTTGCAAATCTTTTCGACATCGCAATGGTTTTTTCAGTAGCACTTCTGGTGGCACTTGTCATGTCTTTCCAGCTTCCTGAACTCCTTTCGCCTACCGAGGACATTACAATCGTTAAGAATCCCGGTCAGGAAAATATGAAAATTATTGTTAAAGAAGGTGCAGAGATTGAGGTTCTCAATATGACTCAGCAAATAGGCGGTGGAACAGGGGAAGCTCTTGGTACGGCTTACCAACTGGCGGATGGTCGTGTGATTTATGTTCCCGAGTCGGGCAATGAAACAGGAGGCTAA
- a CDS encoding MotA/TolQ/ExbB proton channel family protein has product MAIESSLFQIMYTVSSSLLYPVVILLLLAVVFSLGLIGEFISEYARRHRNVAQLEQVGKQVEKSIFDSDYGSASSALDKINQNHLVTSFAKDAARHLGENVSTSIDWLSEEYEVRMTKNLEYTKILSTVAPMIGLMGTLIPLGPALIGLAEGNILQLANNLMVAFATTVLGLFAGVVGYVLTLVRKRWYWQDMADINYLLDCMEVKK; this is encoded by the coding sequence ATGGCAATTGAATCATCGCTTTTCCAGATAATGTATACAGTATCTTCGTCCTTACTGTATCCTGTAGTTATCCTCCTTTTACTTGCAGTTGTTTTCTCTTTAGGACTTATAGGGGAATTCATTTCCGAATATGCCAGAAGACATCGTAATGTTGCACAGCTTGAACAGGTTGGAAAACAAGTCGAGAAGAGTATCTTCGACTCTGATTATGGGTCGGCATCATCTGCTCTTGATAAAATCAATCAGAATCATCTTGTAACTTCTTTCGCAAAGGATGCTGCAAGGCATCTGGGGGAAAACGTTTCAACTTCAATTGACTGGCTTTCCGAGGAATATGAAGTCCGCATGACGAAGAATCTTGAGTATACTAAGATTCTCTCTACGGTGGCCCCGATGATTGGCCTGATGGGAACATTGATCCCTCTGGGTCCTGCTCTTATTGGACTGGCTGAAGGGAACATCCTGCAGCTTGCCAACAATTTAATGGTTGCTTTTGCAACAACGGTTCTCGGCCTTTTTGCGGGTGTTGTGGGTTACGTCCTGACACTGGTGCGCAAAAGGTGGTACTGGCAGGACATGGCTGACATCAACTATCTCCTTGATTGCATGGAGGTAAAAAAGTGA
- a CDS encoding DUF2162 domain-containing protein, translated as MDILALKVIGVLISILVFAVKAGIGCGCSTIHKRDILLIASSYLVMATIIGIILTRVDISYLMEISSAGIAIHALMALLLIGVGVYTSKNWHSGKDVSHRTFALLSIPCPVCLAALFISIMLLGSSLETSTAILGFAVGIVFFAAVIVSSLTLRKLEKGPDTLGNIMTFLGIFYMLGAIIAPAYMKTKQMGLPEFVGPEVELFPFVGFALLITIGFGLNRLKTQS; from the coding sequence ATGGATATTCTTGCCCTCAAAGTTATCGGGGTCCTTATTTCCATTCTTGTATTCGCAGTTAAAGCGGGTATAGGGTGTGGATGTTCTACGATTCATAAAAGGGACATTCTGCTAATAGCATCCAGCTATCTGGTAATGGCTACTATAATAGGAATAATACTGACACGTGTGGATATATCCTACCTAATGGAAATCTCAAGTGCGGGAATTGCAATTCATGCCTTAATGGCACTGCTGCTCATAGGTGTAGGTGTTTATACTTCCAAGAATTGGCACAGTGGAAAAGATGTTTCCCATCGCACTTTTGCACTTCTTTCTATTCCCTGTCCGGTTTGTCTTGCGGCTCTTTTCATATCTATTATGCTTCTGGGTTCATCTCTTGAAACAAGTACTGCAATTCTGGGCTTTGCTGTAGGCATCGTCTTTTTTGCAGCGGTAATTGTTTCCTCACTAACCCTTCGAAAGCTGGAAAAGGGCCCGGATACCCTTGGCAATATCATGACTTTCCTGGGTATTTTCTACATGCTTGGTGCAATCATAGCTCCTGCGTACATGAAGACAAAACAGATGGGTTTACCGGAATTTGTTGGGCCGGAAGTTGAGCTGTTTCCCTTTGTGGGATTTGCTTTACTAATTACAATCGGATTTGGCTTAAACAGGCTAAAAACACAATCTTGA
- a CDS encoding 60S ribosomal export protein NMD3 has protein sequence MHEVICPKCGKNADKLYNNVCDECFFKTFTLAQIAPVMHITVCPKCDAILERGRWIDGKQIEDTAIETAEKELFIHELAENIELNVEPVKVSPYIYRIKFYISADINGMPVEDEVETEIRIERNACDTCSRISAGYFEGILQLRAAGRKISEEEKKKAGSVIYSNLDRLQKKGDKLAFLSNSLDLKEGSDFYIGSTHATRNVCKAIVSEMGGSFTESPTLFGMKDGKNIYRVTFSMRLPQYRKGDVVNLNGKNIQIKISEKVVKGIDLVTGDRELMTHDEISEAKFLGNERDSVKAVLVAIEDDTAMILDPETYQTITIKKPYFLSGQGGSEIPVLKTEVGIIPLP, from the coding sequence ATGCACGAAGTAATTTGCCCGAAGTGCGGGAAAAACGCTGATAAATTATACAATAATGTATGTGATGAATGTTTCTTCAAGACATTCACACTTGCACAAATTGCTCCAGTGATGCATATCACTGTTTGCCCGAAATGCGACGCAATCCTTGAGCGTGGGCGATGGATTGATGGAAAGCAGATAGAAGATACTGCAATTGAGACTGCTGAAAAGGAACTTTTTATCCATGAACTGGCTGAAAATATTGAACTGAATGTTGAGCCGGTGAAAGTCAGCCCTTATATTTATCGTATCAAATTTTACATTAGTGCAGATATCAATGGAATGCCTGTCGAAGACGAGGTTGAAACGGAAATTCGCATTGAGCGTAACGCATGTGATACCTGTAGCCGTATTTCCGCAGGATATTTTGAAGGAATCCTTCAGCTAAGAGCTGCTGGCAGAAAAATTTCTGAGGAAGAAAAGAAGAAAGCAGGTTCTGTTATATACTCAAATCTTGATCGCCTTCAAAAGAAAGGAGACAAACTCGCTTTCCTCTCCAACTCACTTGACCTTAAAGAAGGCAGCGATTTCTATATCGGTTCAACTCACGCCACCCGGAATGTCTGCAAAGCCATCGTTTCGGAAATGGGAGGAAGCTTCACCGAGTCCCCCACTCTTTTCGGGATGAAAGACGGGAAAAATATCTACAGGGTCACCTTTTCGATGCGTCTGCCCCAGTACAGGAAAGGCGATGTGGTAAATCTTAATGGGAAAAATATCCAGATTAAAATCTCCGAAAAAGTTGTCAAAGGAATTGATCTGGTGACGGGTGACAGGGAGCTCATGACCCATGACGAGATTAGCGAAGCAAAATTCCTCGGCAACGAAAGGGATTCTGTCAAAGCAGTTCTCGTTGCTATCGAAGATGACACTGCCATGATCCTTGACCCGGAAACTTACCAGACCATCACAATCAAGAAACCCTATTTCCTTTCCGGTCAGGGAGGAAGTGAGATCCCCGTACTCAAAACTGAAGTCGGCATTATTCCCCTGCCATAA
- a CDS encoding ATP-grasp domain-containing protein → MKKILVIGFSSRNIASSAHRAGYEVYAIDAFCDQDLQELAQECYELSEEDVRDIEPDRISKVIRNFNVDFDAVVLGSGFETLDRTIFDCPVRNNGLDSIMRVSNKKQFADELNEIGIPHPETWNIGSHPEIKKPMILKPKTGGGGVFNRVVNSENELENAIEELGSINPNLSKENLLLQQFVTGIPASVSVISTGTEARAIAVNEQLIGIPWLTRMPFAYCGNITPFDTPYKNEMMGISEKLCTHFELVGSNGVDFLITEKGPIVLEINARFQGSLDSIEMATGLNLFETHIRSFEGILPAEITENRFAARAIIYVDGQPLQVGERPGKWEIVTKLADIPKSNHIAEQDEPFLSILETGQNRQELMENLQSACQTVRNDSKLNN, encoded by the coding sequence ATGAAAAAGATTCTTGTTATTGGGTTTAGCAGTCGTAACATTGCAAGTTCAGCCCATCGGGCAGGCTACGAAGTCTACGCAATTGACGCTTTTTGTGATCAGGATCTGCAGGAACTTGCACAGGAATGCTACGAGCTCAGCGAAGAAGACGTGCGTGACATTGAGCCTGATAGAATATCAAAGGTTATCAGGAATTTCAATGTTGACTTTGATGCTGTAGTACTGGGATCCGGTTTTGAAACACTCGACAGGACTATTTTTGATTGCCCTGTCAGGAATAACGGCCTTGACTCGATAATGAGAGTATCCAATAAGAAGCAATTTGCTGATGAATTGAATGAAATCGGAATCCCACATCCCGAAACCTGGAACATAGGATCTCATCCTGAAATTAAAAAACCTATGATTCTGAAGCCAAAGACAGGGGGCGGAGGAGTTTTCAATCGTGTTGTAAACTCTGAAAATGAACTCGAAAATGCAATTGAAGAGCTTGGAAGCATCAACCCTAACCTGTCAAAAGAAAACTTGCTTCTTCAGCAATTCGTAACAGGAATTCCGGCAAGTGTCTCAGTCATCTCCACTGGTACAGAAGCCAGGGCAATAGCTGTAAACGAACAGCTTATCGGCATCCCATGGCTTACACGAATGCCTTTTGCATACTGTGGCAATATTACTCCTTTTGATACCCCATACAAGAATGAAATGATGGGAATATCCGAAAAACTCTGCACACACTTTGAACTGGTAGGCTCAAACGGAGTAGATTTCCTGATCACGGAAAAGGGTCCTATTGTCCTGGAAATAAACGCCCGTTTCCAGGGAAGTCTGGACAGCATTGAAATGGCAACCGGATTGAATCTATTTGAAACTCATATAAGATCCTTTGAAGGGATTCTTCCGGCGGAAATTACAGAAAATCGATTTGCTGCAAGAGCCATTATTTATGTTGACGGCCAGCCTTTGCAAGTTGGAGAAAGACCTGGAAAATGGGAAATTGTTACAAAGCTTGCCGACATCCCAAAAAGCAATCATATTGCAGAGCAGGATGAACCATTCTTGTCAATATTGGAAACGGGACAAAACAGGCAGGAACTTATGGAAAATCTACAGTCAGCCTGCCAAACTGTCCGAAACGATTCAAAGTTGAATAATTGA
- a CDS encoding transcription factor, with translation MIDLNDPVVRGYLLQLLGEEGIKIIENMPEGEVTDEAIAEATEVLLNIVRRNLFIMNENKLAVCRRERDSSSGWLTYLWKLDLDDINNQLSKEQRKLIKNLQTRLDFEEGNVFYVCPEGHIRVLFNDAADLEFLCPMCGEDLEFKDNQIIVDALKKRLEALAES, from the coding sequence GTGATCGATTTAAATGACCCTGTTGTGCGCGGCTATTTACTCCAGCTTCTTGGAGAAGAAGGTATCAAGATAATAGAAAACATGCCTGAAGGTGAGGTCACTGATGAAGCGATCGCCGAAGCTACCGAGGTGCTTCTGAACATTGTGAGAAGAAACCTTTTCATTATGAATGAGAACAAACTTGCCGTCTGTCGTCGCGAAAGGGATTCAAGCAGCGGATGGCTTACGTACCTCTGGAAACTCGATCTTGATGATATCAACAACCAGCTTTCAAAAGAGCAGCGTAAGCTGATTAAGAACCTGCAGACCCGCCTTGATTTTGAAGAAGGAAATGTTTTTTACGTGTGTCCTGAAGGTCATATAAGGGTTCTTTTTAACGATGCAGCAGATCTGGAATTCCTCTGCCCCATGTGTGGGGAAGACCTTGAATTCAAGGATAACCAGATAATTGTTGATGCTCTCAAAAAACGATTGGAAGCGTTGGCCGAAAGCTAA
- a CDS encoding HDIG domain-containing metalloprotein codes for MISFDDALEILRKEGAAQNVIEHCIEVSKVSVEIAEILQSRGDKVDIELVRVGGLLHDLGRARIHDISHAHEGTLMAKELGLDERLVKIIRNHIGAGLTKEDAKELGLPEEDFIPRSIEEKIVAHADNLVKGTRKIGIDKRASIMKKKGASPESIKRVLSLADELGIAKL; via the coding sequence ATGATCTCTTTTGATGATGCTCTGGAAATCCTTCGAAAAGAAGGAGCTGCCCAAAACGTAATAGAGCATTGCATCGAAGTCTCAAAAGTGTCAGTAGAGATTGCGGAGATATTACAATCCCGTGGAGACAAGGTTGATATTGAGCTTGTACGAGTCGGGGGGCTGCTGCATGATCTGGGACGCGCACGGATTCACGATATAAGTCATGCCCATGAAGGCACCCTTATGGCTAAAGAATTAGGACTTGATGAGCGGCTTGTAAAAATCATCAGAAACCATATCGGAGCCGGCCTTACAAAAGAAGATGCTAAGGAGCTGGGATTACCTGAAGAGGATTTTATCCCACGTTCCATTGAGGAAAAAATCGTAGCCCATGCAGATAATCTTGTGAAAGGTACAAGAAAGATAGGCATCGACAAAAGAGCCAGTATAATGAAGAAAAAGGGTGCAAGCCCTGAATCCATAAAACGTGTGCTTTCACTTGCCGATGAACTCGGTATTGCTAAACTCTGA
- a CDS encoding ABC transporter permease, translated as MEIQNIGVTGFVFCSLLLLISFAVSYYLKLGVIRYITVTMSRMAFQLFLIGMLLTVVFDINNSAVNLIWVFVMLCFASYTILDSADLRVKTFIGPLFILFSVSNILVLLYFDAFVIELENLFEARYLIPIAGMLAGNSLRANIVGLNDLYKSVSTNEHRYLYRLGLGATRQEALLPYVRESMNSALRPTFANMATMGIVFLPGMMTGQILAGASPILAIKYQITIMIAIFVTTILGVLICLMVFVRLGFDDYHILKPDLSKTKNKS; from the coding sequence ATGGAAATCCAGAATATTGGTGTTACGGGATTTGTATTTTGCAGCCTCTTACTTTTGATTTCATTTGCAGTAAGCTATTATCTCAAGCTTGGTGTCATCAGGTATATTACCGTAACAATGTCGAGAATGGCTTTTCAGCTTTTCCTGATTGGCATGCTTTTGACAGTTGTTTTTGACATCAACAACTCCGCTGTCAATCTGATATGGGTTTTTGTAATGCTCTGCTTTGCGTCCTATACGATTCTTGATTCGGCGGATCTGCGTGTGAAGACCTTTATTGGTCCCCTTTTCATTCTTTTTTCAGTGTCCAATATTCTGGTTCTTCTTTATTTCGACGCATTTGTAATTGAACTTGAAAACCTGTTTGAGGCCCGTTATTTGATTCCGATAGCCGGAATGCTTGCAGGAAATTCACTGAGGGCAAACATAGTTGGATTAAATGATCTCTATAAGTCGGTCAGTACGAATGAGCATCGCTATCTTTACCGCCTTGGTCTTGGAGCAACCCGACAGGAGGCACTGTTGCCATATGTCCGTGAGAGCATGAATTCCGCGCTTCGTCCCACATTTGCAAACATGGCTACCATGGGGATTGTTTTTCTTCCGGGGATGATGACCGGTCAAATTCTGGCTGGTGCAAGCCCTATTCTTGCTATAAAATACCAGATCACAATAATGATTGCCATTTTTGTAACAACTATTCTTGGTGTCTTGATCTGTCTGATGGTTTTTGTGAGACTTGGGTTTGATGATTATCACATCTTAAAACCTGATCTCAGTAAGACCAAAAATAAATCCTGA
- a CDS encoding ABC transporter ATP-binding protein, producing MGQELIQFESISVSYSGKKVLEDFNLSVFEGEKILLKGKSGCGKSTLFSYLMGYSKPDSGNVFFNGKPLSPLIVGNVRTNISYVPQNADVAEGNIRDFINNIFSFSSVSVSADEQSVSDILSEFSLDNSVLDKDFSDLSGGEKQRLLLAVSILLDRNVFLLDEPTSSLDSDMKEKVAEYFTKNPSSTLLIVSHDPQWEKIVDRVVEVGNKV from the coding sequence ATGGGTCAGGAATTAATCCAGTTTGAATCAATTTCAGTTTCTTATTCTGGAAAAAAAGTGCTTGAGGATTTTAATCTCTCGGTTTTTGAAGGAGAAAAAATTCTTCTCAAAGGGAAATCCGGGTGTGGCAAATCCACTCTTTTCAGCTATTTGATGGGGTATTCAAAACCCGATTCAGGAAATGTGTTTTTCAACGGAAAACCCCTGAGTCCTTTGATTGTTGGAAATGTCAGGACGAATATTTCCTATGTTCCTCAAAATGCTGATGTTGCAGAAGGGAATATCAGGGATTTCATCAACAACATTTTTTCTTTTTCATCCGTATCTGTTTCTGCGGATGAGCAATCTGTCTCGGATATTCTTTCAGAGTTCAGCCTTGATAATTCTGTTTTAGATAAGGATTTTTCTGATCTTTCCGGTGGTGAAAAACAACGTCTTCTTCTTGCAGTTTCTATCCTTCTGGACAGGAATGTTTTCTTACTGGATGAACCGACATCCTCGCTTGATTCTGACATGAAAGAGAAAGTGGCAGAGTATTTCACAAAAAACCCCTCTTCAACTCTTCTTATTGTATCACATGATCCCCAGTGGGAAAAAATTGTGGATAGGGTTGTGGAAGTTGGAAACAAAGTTTAA
- the sfsA gene encoding DNA/RNA nuclease SfsA, giving the protein MAKSLRSMDVLEIGWDVEAVLLERPNRFLAIVDIPVAGLEEVPVHVHDPGRLEDILYPGNHLLLKKASNPNRKTGWDVIAGRIGENWVLINSAYHRKIAEWIFSKPNISPLGEIDSLAAEQNLGKSRIDFLAEKNGEKWWIEVKGCTLAENENALFPDAPTLRGKRHLEELGEAVNNGDRAAIFILIFREEAKCFSPNEKIDPAFYNTFYDVLDKGVEVYPFVFGFEKGTIRYKMTIKTCKR; this is encoded by the coding sequence ATGGCCAAATCACTGAGATCGATGGATGTTCTTGAAATTGGATGGGACGTCGAAGCTGTTCTTCTGGAACGTCCGAATCGTTTTCTTGCAATAGTAGACATCCCGGTCGCAGGTCTCGAAGAAGTTCCCGTCCATGTTCATGATCCGGGGAGACTTGAAGATATTCTCTATCCCGGAAACCATCTTTTGTTGAAAAAAGCCAGCAATCCAAATCGTAAGACCGGTTGGGATGTCATTGCGGGTCGCATCGGTGAAAACTGGGTTCTGATAAATTCCGCTTATCACAGGAAAATTGCAGAATGGATTTTTTCCAAACCAAATATATCCCCGCTTGGAGAAATAGATTCTCTTGCTGCTGAACAAAACCTCGGGAAAAGCCGGATTGATTTTCTGGCAGAAAAAAACGGGGAAAAATGGTGGATTGAAGTCAAGGGCTGCACATTGGCAGAAAATGAAAACGCACTTTTCCCGGATGCTCCCACCCTTCGCGGAAAGAGGCATCTTGAGGAGTTGGGTGAAGCAGTTAATAACGGTGACAGGGCAGCGATTTTCATACTGATTTTCCGCGAGGAAGCCAAATGTTTTTCTCCGAATGAAAAAATAGATCCTGCTTTTTACAACACCTTCTATGACGTACTGGACAAGGGCGTTGAAGTATATCCCTTTGTATTCGGTTTTGAAAAAGGAACTATCAGGTACAAAATGACAATAAAAACCTGCAAACGCTAA
- a CDS encoding DUF5518 domain-containing protein: protein MGIVKGAVISMLITIVLYLVPYVNVIAAFIGGFAGAYLETKTAGEGLKVGLLMTVLFAIPFVALLALLGPSFASEWLPGIIAFVGVTFVLLGVVFTGILGTLGAMLGGYVSKE from the coding sequence ATGGGTATTGTAAAAGGTGCAGTAATCTCAATGTTGATTACTATTGTTCTTTATCTTGTTCCGTATGTGAACGTAATTGCGGCTTTTATCGGGGGATTCGCAGGTGCTTACCTGGAAACAAAAACAGCGGGTGAAGGATTGAAAGTCGGTCTCTTAATGACAGTGCTGTTTGCAATACCGTTTGTAGCTCTTCTCGCGCTGCTTGGTCCAAGTTTCGCCAGCGAATGGTTGCCCGGAATCATCGCCTTTGTGGGAGTAACCTTCGTTCTTCTTGGGGTGGTTTTTACCGGCATTCTCGGAACCCTTGGAGCAATGCTTGGTGGCTATGTTTCAAAGGAATGA